A part of Candidatus Bathyarchaeia archaeon genomic DNA contains:
- a CDS encoding alpha/beta hydrolase, translating to MRSSRIYHETFGTGEPVLLLHGGLGTVEDFSSQTPELAKHFRVVAFERPGNGHTADTAEPFSFTTMAEDTVDLIKTLKLGATNLVGWSDGAIIALLVAISRPDLVKRIVPVSGLFNAKSQSPQDLNWIRSLTPESFRKAASTLLKRYDEISPDGPAHFPVVLEKTKRLWLNEPNIATEELAKITAPTMIMAGDRDAIPIEHTMELFRSIKGAQLCIIPDATHFLMSEKPDMVNRAILDFLAAKEKLKE from the coding sequence TTGAGAAGCTCGCGAATCTACCACGAAACATTCGGCACAGGCGAGCCTGTGCTGCTATTGCACGGAGGACTTGGGACCGTTGAAGACTTCTCTTCACAGACCCCAGAACTGGCGAAGCATTTCAGAGTAGTCGCCTTCGAAAGGCCCGGAAACGGGCATACGGCCGACACCGCTGAACCCTTCAGTTTCACCACTATGGCGGAGGACACTGTCGACTTGATCAAAACGCTGAAGCTAGGGGCGACGAACCTTGTGGGTTGGAGCGATGGCGCGATCATCGCTCTTCTAGTCGCCATCTCTCGACCAGACCTCGTGAAGCGTATCGTACCTGTAAGCGGGCTCTTCAATGCCAAGTCTCAGTCTCCGCAGGATCTGAACTGGATCAGATCGCTCACGCCAGAATCCTTCAGAAAGGCCGCATCGACACTCCTAAAACGGTACGACGAGATCTCCCCTGACGGTCCCGCTCACTTCCCGGTGGTGTTGGAGAAAACGAAGAGGTTGTGGCTGAACGAGCCCAACATTGCAACAGAAGAGCTGGCAAAGATCACTGCTCCAACGATGATAATGGCTGGAGATAGAGACGCCATTCCTATAGAGCATACAATGGAACTGTTCAGATCGATAAAGGGAGCACAATTGTGCATCATCCCTGACGCCACACACTTCCTGATGTCCGAGAAACCGGATATGGTCAATCGGGCGATCCTCGATTTCCTAGCCGCGAAAGAGAAACTGAAGGAGTAG
- a CDS encoding GNAT family N-acetyltransferase, translating into MSRGKILGLGIYKYKTDHTTASKQIWKNTVSPYPMSDLVVKELTPSLRDDFLLFFDSVAFADNPDWSDCYCSLYHFPNKGKAESRRQASSHVAGAKIHGFLAYDNGKPVAWCNAAPRNSYPTLHWLMGPGPDKAERVGSIVCFITASSHRNKGIASHLLNAACKKFSAEGLEFAEAYPVKKPNSAAYNFPGPLSMYLNNGFTMHRDADWYLVVRKRL; encoded by the coding sequence GTGTCACGAGGGAAGATCTTGGGGCTAGGAATCTACAAGTACAAAACGGATCATACCACCGCCAGCAAGCAGATATGGAAGAACACTGTATCGCCTTATCCCATGAGCGATCTGGTCGTCAAAGAACTGACGCCGTCACTGAGAGACGACTTCCTGCTGTTCTTCGACAGTGTTGCATTCGCGGACAACCCTGATTGGTCTGACTGCTACTGCTCTCTCTATCACTTCCCAAACAAGGGAAAGGCTGAGAGTCGTCGCCAGGCCTCAAGCCATGTCGCGGGGGCGAAGATACACGGATTCCTGGCCTACGACAATGGAAAACCGGTTGCCTGGTGTAACGCTGCTCCCCGAAACAGCTACCCCACTCTCCACTGGCTGATGGGCCCTGGCCCCGACAAAGCGGAACGAGTCGGTTCAATCGTCTGCTTCATAACAGCTTCCTCCCATCGCAACAAGGGAATCGCATCACACCTACTCAACGCCGCCTGCAAGAAATTCTCCGCAGAAGGGTTAGAGTTCGCTGAAGCCTACCCTGTCAAGAAGCCAAACTCAGCTGCTTACAATTTTCCAGGCCCGCTGTCAATGTACCTCAACAACGGCTTCACAATGCATCGCGACGCTGACTGGTATCTGGTAGTGCGAAAGCGACTCTAA
- a CDS encoding amidohydrolase family protein — translation MKRIIDAHLHLSERRDDALNRFARRNLLRYTLYELLGLMRRNKIVRGLLLSPPMQGGAPLSNSEVIKLCKRSGGMLAPVITVEPTSRDVKAAVNLAQEKRKEVKAFKVRLGYVKASAVSPVFDRLYEYAESEKLPVLFHTGDTAFSTGDLSRSHPLTLDGLANKREELTIVLCHFGNPWFEDVAELIYKHPNVYADVSGLTTGGAYAEKYAEWLSRKISEAIYFAAGADKVIFGTDYPITKHSEALALVRRLKVDESDKEKILYHNAKIVFDL, via the coding sequence TTGAAGAGGATAATCGATGCGCACTTGCATTTGTCTGAGCGCCGAGACGACGCCCTCAATCGTTTCGCGCGCAGGAACCTGCTGAGATACACCCTATACGAGCTACTGGGGCTGATGCGCAGAAACAAGATCGTGCGCGGGTTGCTGCTTAGCCCGCCCATGCAAGGGGGAGCTCCGCTGTCAAATAGCGAAGTCATCAAGCTCTGCAAGAGGAGCGGGGGGATGCTTGCCCCAGTGATCACGGTAGAACCTACTTCCAGAGATGTGAAGGCTGCTGTCAACCTTGCCCAGGAAAAAAGGAAGGAGGTGAAGGCGTTCAAGGTGAGACTAGGTTACGTCAAGGCATCAGCAGTAAGTCCTGTCTTTGATCGGCTCTATGAATATGCCGAGTCGGAGAAACTCCCAGTCCTCTTCCACACCGGGGACACAGCATTCAGCACAGGGGACCTCTCCCGCTCTCACCCGTTGACCTTGGACGGATTGGCTAACAAGCGCGAGGAGCTTACGATAGTACTTTGCCACTTTGGCAACCCATGGTTTGAGGATGTCGCCGAGCTCATCTACAAGCACCCGAACGTCTACGCCGATGTATCCGGATTGACTACTGGTGGCGCGTACGCGGAGAAGTATGCAGAGTGGCTGTCCAGGAAAATCAGCGAAGCGATCTATTTTGCGGCAGGGGCAGACAAGGTCATCTTTGGAACCGATTATCCCATCACCAAACACTCGGAAGCATTGGCTCTGGTGAGAAGGCTGAAAGTGGATGAGAGTGACAAAGAAAAGATCCTCTATCACAATGCGAAGATAGTTTTCGACCTATGA
- a CDS encoding GNAT family N-acetyltransferase: MMTQQDIAIVDVPKGKRASLKWILEESFEGWYLMHSKRTLRDIDLVRAATSSGTPVGLVMLKTLGKSVGYVYYIAVAKADRKKGIGKLLLEDALSYFKTSGAEEVFASVEEDNKPSEALFASEGFAPTSFSKVSKKYGSLHTLNMYREMLVVPGEVLLRKAIT, encoded by the coding sequence ATGATGACCCAACAGGATATCGCAATTGTAGATGTCCCGAAGGGGAAGAGGGCGAGTCTGAAATGGATACTTGAGGAGAGCTTCGAAGGATGGTACCTGATGCATTCGAAGCGAACCCTTCGAGATATCGATCTGGTTAGAGCTGCAACCTCATCAGGGACGCCGGTCGGTTTGGTCATGCTGAAAACGCTAGGCAAGAGCGTCGGCTACGTGTACTACATAGCCGTGGCAAAGGCCGATAGGAAGAAAGGGATCGGGAAACTGCTCTTGGAAGACGCCCTTAGCTACTTCAAGACATCTGGCGCAGAGGAAGTGTTTGCAAGCGTGGAAGAGGACAATAAACCCTCTGAGGCACTGTTCGCATCAGAAGGGTTCGCGCCCACGAGCTTCAGCAAAGTCTCCAAGAAGTATGGGAGTCTTCACACTCTCAACATGTACAGGGAAATGCTGGTCGTTCCAGGTGAGGTCCTGTTACGCAAAGCGATCACCTGA